The segment GTGTGGAAACAAGAGATCTGTATAAAACCTAGAGCCTGCCCTGACTCTTTCTACTCTCTTACTACATAGCAAATATGGACCAAAACActtacagcagcagcacagactcGGTACactctgtcttttaaaagtCTGCTAACGTAAAGTTCCTATAGGGGTAGTTGTCCCTGCAGATCTGACTGGTCCTTATATGACATGAGGCTGCAGTAGAAGTTTTGGCACAGCCCAGAGTTGCTCACATAGGCTCCCGGAAAGCAAACCTCTACTCCCATTCCTATGGGAGTGGGAAGTGCTGGGCCAGAATGCCACTCAGCACTCCATTTTCATGAAATAGAAAACCAGCTCACACCTTGCCAACAGAATGCCAGTTTTTCCAGCAGGTAACTGGTAAGCATGCTACAGACCAAGGATTATAATCTAATCTGCTAAATAATGCTAAAATAATGAGTTTAAGGCAGGCAAATTCCACTAGGCAAAGCGGACCTGCACAGCCTGCAAATCCCCAGGCAATGTTTTGAACTAGAATGatctcttctctgcttccacCCTActacatgtttcttttttaaaaaaataatatatgcaTTTGAGAAAATCTCaatctttaaataaataggGGGGAATAGAACTAAAAAGCCTCCACAACCCCAGATACCATACTGATTTTGATATATTTCCCCACCCACCCGCTATCTTTCTACTTTACCAACAGTCCTGCTCATCATCCCAGTGAAATCAAGAGATGAGAGTCCAGCCTCCCTGCCTGGCCATGAAGCAGTTATCTCTTGCAGGGAGCTGGTAGTGTGTGTTTGAGTGGCCCATCAAACCCCCCCACAGCCTTCAGGGCTGCTCAAGGCTCTGCCAACGCTGCTGTAAGCCCAGAGCACAATGCTTCACACTGCAAAGAGGTGCTGGTGTCAGGAGCCTGTACCCCACAAAAACCAGAGGACCATAGTATTATTTCTTGGCCCCTCAACTTAACTTGTTCcattccattaatttttttagtataaGATTTCCAGAGGACAGATATTGCCAGAAGTCCTTACCCACACAACGCAAGTGGATCAGAACTTGAGCTCCCAGCTAAACCATGACCACTGCAGGTGGCTCAGAGAGTGGCAGAACAAAAGGTCACACATGAGAAGCAGTGCGTGCACTCAGCCCTCCACTTTCTGCCCTTCTTCCATACCAACAGCACTGCAGTGAAGATGAACTGCCAGCACAAAATGAGTGGGTGACTCTACCAGACATGCCTTCCTCACAGCAAAGTGAGATAGAGGAAACACAGAGTTTTAGGGGGGTTTTAAAGGAGCATGAGTTTGTGCTTCCCCTGATtagaaaatgcatgaaaaacaCATCTTTGGGAGCTCCactgagacagaaagaaagaaggttcATAATTGCATTTATTGAAATCCCAAATTTTAGAACACATCTAAGATGAGTGACGGGGAATAAAACCTGTTCTGGTGAGCTCTACTCCTTCCCTACTTCCTCTTACCACAGAAGTCAGTCTATAGAAGGGAGAGCAATTTATCCCAATCAGAGTGTGAAGCATGACATACCCCACTCCTAAACCacttatatttcattttttcatgaTGCAATTGTGAATtagctttttctgcatttctaattAGAGAATAGAACAGATGGCCAGGGCTTAGTTCAGGGTGATAAATCCATTAAGATAACctacagaaagctgctgctaCAGCAGTTGCTGCCAAATAACTGTTCATTCAATGTTTTGTTCAGGCTTTGAGtgctggaaggaagaagaactCTCACAGTTCTTCACTGCCTTGAGGTACAAGGGATAAGAAATCACACACAAATTTGGGGAATGTATTATAACTGTCTACGTGGCTCAAGGAATTTGGATGGTATGATATAGGGAATGCATGGGGCAATCCAGGGAAACAGCCTGGAGTTGTTCCTTCCAAATAGCTGCCCattctattccattccattccattccattccattccattccatttccATCCTTATACTCCAGTAGAAAGCTTCTGCTTAAGCTAGTCCACAAATATgacctatttttttctaaaaatagagGTCAGAAAAATTAGGTGTCCTATAGCATATGATTAGAGAAAGGATACATTAAACCATAAAGCAAATAAGGCAACATGTTGTGTGTTAATTATTACTAATAACAACTTTGACCTGAATCATGCCAGGCTACTCCATAAACAAATCTCAGTAGAATCCATGGGTAAGCTTCAGGGAGGTTCAGGTCTGTATTCAGTCTCTCTGTGCCTCTGGAAACTGGCAATACTCTTTTCCAAGATGCTTTGGCACTTACGCTACTAAAAATTTTTGCTgaaatccctttccatccttGGAATTCAGCACTGGAGCATCACCATATATCTTTGGATAGTATTTCTAtgtggaaatgttttttccatatACCAGGAGCTGACAGTTTCATTACATCTGACTGTGATAAACTAGCTGTGGATTTGCATCAATTCTATTAGGGGAGAGGGAAGACTCTGCtgaggaaggatgtggagcACCCATGATCATCTACAAAAGCAGTGAGGACTTCTGTAGAGAAAAGGGAGCCTGCCACAGATGCAACCTACTCACCAAAGTGCTCATGCCGGTCCCCTTTCCTTCATTCTCCAGGGACCTGGGCACACAGTACCATTACATACGACAAGTCCAAGCCAAATTCTTGTATTCTGAGCTCCCTTCAACAGGAACATCCCATAGGAGGGGACACACATTAGGAATGACGAAAcgagcagaagaaaaataattgcatacAAATGcatataaagtaaaaataccactatttcagcattttcttccatACGCAGTAATGTCGAGGGGCTTTATTAACAAAAGCCCCTTAAGCAGATATTTGAATTTGAGCAGGGCTTATTTAACTTCTGTACCTCACCGCTTCCTGGATGACTGCTCAGTATTTGCCAGCGTAGGCATTATACGATGCTCCACTTGTCCCCAAAGCTGTCAGTCAAGACAGAGCCTGGACTGGGAAATGGTTAGAACCCGAATAAATATTAGCAGGATTGTCTGGACCGTGACCGCCTCCCTTCTACTCTCGCCTTCAACCGCCTACacatgtgctgctgctgctgctgctgctgctgctgctgccttggcACAAAGTAACGCTACAGGAGGAGCTGAGGAGCTTCTCCCTATCTACACACATCTAATAAGAACATTGTGCTTTTGATGAGCGACCCTTCCCTGGATGCAGCTTGTCCATATGCTGCAGTCAGGTGATATTTTTAACAACAAACCCACTGAATTACAATTCAAGGAGAAATCACTTGAAAATTTACATAATGTAGCTAGGGGAGACTTTTAACTGCTTCCCCCTGTGCATAAgggttcaaaaaaaaaattaataacagcCTAATTGGCTTTTGTAACAGCCTATGGGGAGAAATGCAGGCCAGTTCTCTGCCTAGCTACAAAGCTTGGTATGTGCTGTAACCACGGGAGGCAATATTATGGGCATGACAGGACAATGATTTGGTTTTTCAgcactgaagaactgaaaaatgaaatacctTCAGCCAGGGGGGCTGTTTTCTGCTTGAGGAAGACCTGTCACACTGGTTCGGAGAACAGCAGGTCAGGCTTTTGTTGGAGGGAAAAACGGAGGATATGATCTGTCAGGGCACCACTTCATGTGGATCATGGGTGTTGGCATCAACGGGATCTGCCTGTTCCACCACGATGCTCATTTTAAACAAGGAAAGGCTTGCAATAAACTGGGTAACTGAGAGGATGACGAGGCTAGAGTGGACAAGCCCAATGACTTCTGCTCCCTGCGGTGCATAGCCCAGGTGCTCATCCCTTCCTTCAGAGGCCAAGGAAAATGGCACAGCAATGGATCTGCGTTGGTTCAGTTCCCACTACCTCTAAATTCCTGCATTCTGGGATAAACAGAGAGCTGCAAAGAAGATATTGATGGTtcatttttattgaattttgtcttttaaaaaagcaccAGTTAAATCAATGTCAATTACATTAAAAGACGCAAGTTTCAGGACTAATCACTTTATTTCACCTTCCTTCATTTCTCAGATACTTCAGGGAAATCTTCATTGATTACCTCCCCTCCACAGCAGCAAACATTGCCTGACACCAAGGCCAGGAATGGCAGGGAAACGCCTCTCTGTCGCAGTTGAACTGAAGACAACAGCAGTGAACCCCAGAGAGACCCCATCACCTGCCAGCACTTCCCAGTCCTAAGCCATTTGCCAGAACTGGGGCAGTATCTAATTGGGTCTCTCATCTTTCCTAACACGTTCCAGTTCCCTCCTAAACTGTGGCTAAATGACTGATATAAAACACCGTAGGGATAAGCTAGAAGGgttttggaaagatttttcactGACCTTTACTTCCCAAAGTGTCTGAGCATGGAAAAATGTCCTGCCTACGGCATAGATGCTGCCCTCTGCCAGCACCAAGAGCCTCAGCGAGGCCCTCTcctctgtgcccagcagcaCTGTCCTCCCACCGTCTTGACTCATGATCCTGAGGACTTTCAGGCATCACATCTCCAGGATTTTTATCAAGGTACTCCAGCTTCACTCCACCATGTCTTATGATATATGTTGAAGTactaatcacagaatcacaaggttggaaaggacccattggatcatcgagtccaaccattcctagcactccctaaaccatgtccctaagcacttcatccacccgttccttaaacacctccagggaaggcgactctactacctccctgggcagcctgttccagtacccaatgactctttctgtgaagaatttttttctgatatccaacctgaacctcccctgacggagcttcaggccattccctcttgtcctgtcccctgtcacttgggagaagaggccagctccctcctctccacaacctcctttcaggtagttgtagagagtaataaggtctcccctcagcctcctcttctcaaggctaaacaactccagccctctcagccgctcctcgtaagacttgttctccagccccttcaccagctttgttgctcttctctggacacgctccagagcctcaacatccttcttgtggtgaggggcccagaactgaacacagtattcgaggtgccgtctcaccagtgctgagtacagagggagaataacctccctggacctgctggtgaccccatttccgatacaagccaagatgccgttggccttcttggccacctgggcacactgctggctcatgttcagtcggctgtcaaccagcacccccaggtccttctcttccgtgcagctctccagccattcttcccccagtctgtagcgctgcatagggttgttgtgccccaagtgcaggacccggcatttgggcttgttaaacctcatcccattggtctcagcccagcggtccagcctgttcagatccctttgcagagcctccctaccctccagcagatcgacacttcctcccagcttggtgtcatctgcaaacttgctgagggtgcactcaatgccttcatccaggtcattgataaagacattgaacagagctggacccagcactgagccctgaggaactccacttgtgcATGGCCTCCggctggagttaactccattgaccaccactctctgggcccggccatccaaccagttttcaacccagaagagtgtgcgcctgtccaggccagaggctgacagtttctgaagcagaatgctgtgagaaactgtgtcaaaggctttactgaagtccaagaagactacatccacagcctttcccccatccagtagtcgagtgattttgtcatagaaggtgatcaggttagtttggcaagatctgccttttgtaaaccgatgttgactgggcctgatcacccggttctcttgcatgtgcttcatgatagcactcaagatcacctgttccatgactttccctgacactgaggtcagactgacaggcctgtagttccccggatcctctctgcaacccttcttgtatatgggcacaacatcagccagcctccactAAACAACTGTGTGCCCCCTTTCCCCTGCTACTGCACACAGTGAACGCAAACATCTATGAGCCTTATGCTACCTGTCTTTCAGTGCACGGCTTTATGGAGCTGAGCAGATTTGCTTACAGCTATGGCACCGCTCCTCTGCTGTGTTGGATGCCCTTGGCTGCCACTGAATTCACCACCTTAAATACGTGGATAATTCAATAAAAATGGTGTGTATACACAAGACTGATCACACAACACTGGTTTTTAGCTATGATTTAAAAATTAGGCCAGCAGGCTTAGACTAAAAAGAAGGTACTTTTGTAATAAACACAATAGTTTTGTTATCTGATGCAATCAAACAGTTCTCTCCACATGGTTCAGTAATTCCAAATCAGAAATGGAGCTactggggggggaaaaaaacagacaataGCATTAAGGTTTAACCTGGCAAAGCGACATGTACTCAGGGCTACCTCCCGAGAACAGGAGGCCAAACTAAAATGTGGGTCCTTTTACAGGTATATTTATAGGCCGAGTCCAAGCAGCTGCGACTGCGGATCACGCCGCAAACACACGCTGCCGCTTAGCACATCGCCTCCCCGGTTTCTTCATGAATACAATTAAGAGCAATGTCCACAATGTGCATTTAGGAGAGCAAGACCACTTTTGCATACAAATATTCGACTTCTCCTCCTTAAAAGCAACCTGTGAGGGCTGCAAGCAAACGTCTCCGCAGGATTTTGTCCTATTTACGGCTGCAGCGATCGCTCAAATTTTAAGCCGATCTCTTTGCGTCTTGGTAAGAAGTGATCGACACCTTTAACTGTAGGTGGTGCACGGGTTAACGCAGGTGCGTTACTCACAGCTGTCACATGGTGCGGTTATTGAGGTTGAACGCCCTCTCGGCTGCGGTTCCGCGGGGAGGGACCGGGAGCCCCGGGACTGCGGCTGCTCCCCCCGGGCCCGCCCCGCGCCATGGCGGCTGCGCTGCTCCGGGGGCGGCTCGGCAGTGCTCGGCTCCGGCTCCGCGCCCCGCTGCGCAGCTCCGGCAGCGCCGGCGAAGGTACCCGCGCCgtggggaggggaaagagcagGATCCGCCCCCAAGGGAGAGAGCGTCCCCGTCCCCAAGGGAGACAGCGTCCCTGTCCCCAAGGGAGAGAGCATCCCCGTCCCCAAGGGAGAGAGCATCCCCGTGCCCGGTGGCCTCCAGCCGGCTGGATAGGCAGGTCACCCCGCTGTAGGTGTTTCTCTAGACTTCGCAGGCTAAACTGCAGGTTCTATAGTTAGACTGTAAGGTGCaaattcccttttttctccctctgcatcACAAATGGTGAGTCCAGGCATTCATACGcaggagctgatttttttttccaaggttCTTATGCTGATGGAAGATAAGCATGGTAGTTCCCCACCTCAGActtagaatcattaaggttggaaaaggcctccaagatcatcaagttcaacaccaccgtgccttaaaccatgtcctgaagtgccatgtctacacggAATTTGAACAGCTCTGCGGATGGTGGctccaccactcccctgggcagcctgttccaatgcctcatgaccctttcagtaaagaattttttcctaataaccaatctgaacctcccctgtcacaacttgaggctgtttcctctcatcctatcactttttacttgggagaaaatacaaacacccaccttgctacaacctcctttcaggtgatTGTAGAGGGCAATGAGGTCTAcgcttcagcctcctcttctccagacgTTTGATTAGGGAAGTAATGGAACTATTTTACTCATTATTTTTCAGCCAATCTATTAATTCTTTCTTATCCCACACCACTATAAGTGTTCTACATAGTGTGTACAGTTTCATAGGAGGTATTGCTGGAAGCTTGCACCGTGATGGGTGACTTTTGCTCTGCTGTTGTGTGTCCATCACTTAATTATGTCCCTATTTCTCTTGGGTTGtaggtgttgttttttttctggtggtcCTTCTTAGTACCGCTTTTCACTGAGGCCTGtggacaggttgcccagagaggtggtagaagccccatccctggaaacattcaaggtcaggctggacagggctctgaTTGAgctgaaggtgtccctgctcactgcatcAAAGTTCGAGTAGATGTGTTCTTCAAAcgttccttccaactcaaaacattctattattctatggAGTTGCTAATCTTTAGTAGCCCGTAAGTGAGCATTATTTTGAGTTTCCAAGATGCAAACCATTGACCCTTTCAGTGATACCCAAGGATGAGGAAGAAGGACCAGCAGACCAGCAGTTATCCCAAGCCAAAATagaaggctgtgctgggagagTGGATGGTATCTTGGGCCATAAGTGCCTGTTTTCATTTAGAGCCTTCCTAAGGGgtgtgctggagctgctgcccgCAGATTGGAAAGCAGATGCAAAGTCCTGCACTCACCTCTGCTTTTATGTCCCTGAACTGCCCTGCTGTGTTCTATCTGTACCCATAGAAACTGTGGGAGAGTTGAGATGATGATGGAAAGCATCAAGAGAGTCTAAGTTAAaatgatgttaaaaataatacaaactaTCTTTCTATATCTAATTGAAGACCCAGACTCTGTGACTAAACAAGCTGAAGCAACTGTTGCTACAGACTGGAAAAAATGCCTTACTCCAGAGCAATTCTATGttacaagagaaaaaggaactgAACCGGTAAGCAAAAACACTGATGCTGCGCAAGGATAAGCTGGGCAGAGAAAAACCTGCTTTGGGGAGCTGTCATCATTCGGTTGCTTTGCAGgttttctcctgccttcctgggAGTGAAAATTATTCTCAGCATACTGAACTGGGTGGATTTTGTTCTGACCTGGACTagtttgcagatgaaaaaacattctgcattcttttcatattttgtttttatttctgggaTACTTTACTGCCAGCTCAGCCATCTGTGTGGAAGTAGTGGAGGCCTCTCCAgtgggagggagaaaaacatatttttgtccTGTAGTCTCCTTTTTTTGACCGTATGTATGTTTGCCATGAAAATCTTATATGTAACACTCAATTCAGGAGCAAACTTATCCCTTGTGTGCCAGATCACCCAGCTGCCTTGTCCTCACACTTTGCTGCTATCAGTGATGGAGGCCATGTAGCATTGTGGTGTCCCTAGTCTAGAGCCAGGGCTTCTGCATGTGTGAAGCGTGTACCATAGGACTAAATCATTTGAACCATGCCCAAATCTTTGTCTGTAAAATGAGGATCCCAATTCCAGACcatgcagggaggaggagagtcCCTTTGTCAAGCCACTTTGAAGTTGTGGCACTCCATAACAGAGCCTTGGTCTTTGGGATCCTGCACATTTCACAAGTTCCTCGGAGGTCATGACTCTCGCCCTGCTACCTGGATGATTTATGTATCTGATTGGTCTCGAAGTTTCTGAGGGCAGGGGGTAGTCTTCACTATTAATCCAAAGGCATCCTCCCCTTCATTTCTTTAGGCTACTAATGTTTGTTCTTCAAAGCCCCCCTGTGAAGCCTTCTTTTTATGGTTTTTCTCCTGATTCCTACATGCTTGTTCCAGATGGCGAGCTTTTAAAGACCTGCATTATtaacttctcttctttttttcttcctgttttaaaagccttttaGTGGGATCTATCTGAACAACATGGAATCAGGAATATACTCCTGCGTGTGCTGCAATGCCCCGCTGTTCAGGTAACATCTTTCAGATTTCACAGCATCCTTAAAATGCCATAACTGTGCAGAATGGGCAGTGTCTTTTTATGAGAGGAATGGAAAGCTTAGTTTGGTTAGAAGAACAATCGTTTGGTGCCACAGTGCTGTGTATAAGATATCTGGGATACCTGTGGTGGTACAGGTACATGGTGTGCCCTTTTTTTAAGCATATAAGCATCTCCAATGTCCAGCAGACAGTAGTTGCTACATTAGGGtctgcctttttctcctgcCACACACACTCTCCTTTCTGGTGGATAAAAATTATCTCTTTAAGAGGTCCCTAAGCCACAAGTTGCCACAGAACACATGTTTATGTGTCAGTATCACTCCGTGTTTCCTCTGTTCTTGTGCTCTTCCACAGTCAACTTATGTCACTCATGCTTCTGGGCAGGAGAGACCTTTGGTCTGCCTTCGCCTGGCTGCTGTTATGTTCTTACTGCTGAGTCCCTCATACTGGAGCCAAAACCTCCTTTTCACCCCACCTCCTTTTTGTTCTCTAAATTAAACTCCactggttttgcctttttggTCACATCTACTTTTTAAAACCTGGCTGTGAATGCCTGTGCTATTAACCTCTGTGCTCTTTACAATACTACCTGTTTTGCAAATTCATTAAAGCCtaagtaaaaggaaataaagtgcCTCAGAGTAGCATGTGCAGAGGGTGTTTTGTTCTCTGTAACTGAACTGGGAAGGACAATTCCTCGTATTTTTCATCTAGAAAATATTCTATAATTCTCACCTGTGAGTTCAGTGGAATACACCTGATCTGcccatttttaatgaatattttaaaggatgCATCATAGATCAGAGCTTCAAATGGGAAACTGAGAAACAAGAAGTCTGAGTagtaagaggggaaaaaatatggtcgttatattaaaaataaacacaagttAAGCAATTAAATGTAAAGTTGGGGGCTGATAATTGTGAACAGTTAGTTTTGCTTTGGCCCAGTGCAGAAAACTATTGTTCTGCAAATAAACATTTGATAAGAtgtatgttttctgtaaaaGTTTGCTAATAAATGCTTtagaatgaaattatttcagaagctAGTGCAGCATTGCATAATATTgtgaagacaaataaaaatactgataaattagagaaattttaaattactaaGCTGTGGAAGAGTTCCTTCAGTTCCTTCAAATGTTCCTTCAATTTAGGCATCCTTTATGTTAGACAATAGATATTGACATGCCAACATAAGAGAGATGAGCACTGATGGGAATTGCTTCTACTGCTAAGCTAATAACAAAACAACAATATAAGCAAACAgtcttgctgctttttgcagTAT is part of the Cuculus canorus isolate bCucCan1 chromosome 2, bCucCan1.pri, whole genome shotgun sequence genome and harbors:
- the MSRB2 gene encoding methionine-R-sulfoxide reductase B2, mitochondrial — protein: MAAALLRGRLGSARLRLRAPLRSSGSAGEDPDSVTKQAEATVATDWKKCLTPEQFYVTREKGTEPPFSGIYLNNMESGIYSCVCCNAPLFSSEKKYNSGTGWPSFSEAYGTCGKDESNTNITRRPDNMLGSTRTEVVCKQCDAHLGHVFDDGPAPSGQRFCINSASLTFKPGSSQ